GCCTGGGTGCTGGCCGCCGCGGCGGTGTTCGCCGTCGGCCAGGGTGCCACGGTGCCGTCCGTCAGCGCCATGATCTCGCGCCAGGGCGGCGCGTCCGAGCAGGGCCGCGTGCTTTCCGCCTCGCAGTCGCTTTCCGCCGCCGCGCGCGTCGTCGGCCCCTGGTGGGCGGGGATCGCGTTCGCCCACGTGGGCATCTCGGTCCCCTACCTGGCCGCGGCGGCGCTGGCCCTCGTCGCCCTGGGCGTGCTGGCGGTGGCGGTTCGCGGCGGGGAGGTGGCCGCATGATCCGCCCGCCCGCCCTTCGTCCCGGGTCGCGCGTCGCCCTGGTCGCCGCCGCGGGGCCGCTTCCCCCCGGGGGAGTGGAGCGCGCGATGGACCGCGTTCGCGCCTTCGGCTGGGAGCCCGTCGCGGGCCGGTTCTGTCGGGAGCGGTGCAGCGGCTACCTGGCCGGCACGGACGACGAGCGCGCGGCGGACCTGGAGGCGGCACTGACCGATCCCGGGCTCGACGCGATCTGGTTCCTGCGTGGCGGCTACGGGACCATGCGCATCCTTGACCGGATCGACTGGCCGGCCCTCGCGACGCATCCCAAGGCGCTGATCGGCTTCAGCGACAACACGGCGGTGCACCTGGCCGCCCAGCGCGCCGGAGTCGTGTCGTTCCACGGTCCGCATCCGCACACCGCCGAGTTCCCGGATTTCGCGCGCGACACCTTTCTTCCCGTGCTGACGGAGGCGCGGCCCGCGGGCGTGCTCCCCTTCCCCGCCGGCTCGGCGGGATGCGCGGAGGCGCTGGTGGAGGGCCGGGTCGAGGGGCCGCTCCTCGGCGGAAACCTGTCGCTGGTCGCGTCCACGCTGGGGACGCCGTTCGCCATCCAGCCGCGGGGCGCCATCCTGTTCCTGGAAGAGGTGGGCGAGCACGTCTACCGCC
This Longimicrobium sp. DNA region includes the following protein-coding sequences:
- a CDS encoding LD-carboxypeptidase, giving the protein MIRPPALRPGSRVALVAAAGPLPPGGVERAMDRVRAFGWEPVAGRFCRERCSGYLAGTDDERAADLEAALTDPGLDAIWFLRGGYGTMRILDRIDWPALATHPKALIGFSDNTAVHLAAQRAGVVSFHGPHPHTAEFPDFARDTFLPVLTEARPAGVLPFPAGSAGCAEALVEGRVEGPLLGGNLSLVASTLGTPFAIQPRGAILFLEEVGEHVYRLDRLLSHLKLAGVLNAVAGIAIGAFSEVPDEGSEGRPTVRELLQDRLGDLGIPVAFGFPFGHVEDNWTLPLGVRARLDAGAGTLELLEPAVAERG